The Burkholderia pyrrocinia genome has a segment encoding these proteins:
- a CDS encoding pilus assembly protein TadG-related protein, whose protein sequence is MSILLGFAALAIDVGYLFVVRNELQNAADAAALAGAPCLYPRAQCGNPKATAPDWATAQAQTVQGVSLNKSSNKTLTGYTSDVSYGYWDVTGNVKGLQTSMPPSPAVGKPAVQVVVSRSGAKNGGGVPSFLARLWGFQSVPENAVAVAVISDPGNVGSGALFPVALTKCMYDQYWDSTNGKPKVATSTTPPGSGQPNQTVGQPYTFYVTSSYHAGPCEAGQWTTFDTTANDVPTVRNLISNGNPDPASIGSPSGVCSTPDATCTYIQPGTKTTLYTSVNDCSAAGNKACEYVMVPIVQDLTTKSYERILAFACVHIDQAVGGSGKYIQMEMSNNPDKCQTSGAGGVGPYYGALTPARLVE, encoded by the coding sequence ATGTCGATACTGCTCGGTTTTGCTGCCCTCGCAATCGATGTCGGTTACCTCTTTGTTGTCCGGAATGAACTTCAGAACGCAGCCGATGCTGCTGCGCTGGCTGGTGCGCCATGTCTCTACCCGCGGGCGCAATGCGGTAATCCAAAAGCCACGGCTCCGGATTGGGCAACGGCCCAAGCGCAGACCGTGCAGGGTGTCTCGTTAAACAAGTCGTCGAACAAAACGCTGACGGGATATACGTCCGACGTCTCGTACGGTTACTGGGACGTTACTGGTAACGTCAAGGGCCTTCAAACCTCGATGCCGCCTTCGCCGGCCGTCGGCAAGCCTGCAGTGCAGGTGGTTGTCAGTCGCTCTGGAGCGAAGAATGGCGGCGGCGTTCCTTCTTTTCTGGCGAGGCTTTGGGGTTTCCAGTCTGTACCCGAGAACGCCGTGGCTGTCGCGGTCATTTCGGACCCCGGAAACGTTGGCTCCGGTGCATTATTCCCGGTTGCACTGACGAAATGCATGTATGACCAGTACTGGGATTCGACGAACGGAAAACCCAAAGTTGCAACATCCACGACGCCACCTGGCTCGGGGCAGCCAAACCAAACGGTCGGACAACCGTACACCTTTTATGTGACCTCGTCCTACCATGCTGGCCCCTGCGAGGCGGGTCAATGGACGACTTTCGATACAACCGCCAACGATGTGCCGACCGTGCGCAACTTGATATCCAACGGTAATCCGGATCCAGCATCAATTGGATCGCCAAGTGGTGTTTGCTCGACACCAGACGCAACATGCACCTATATCCAGCCCGGCACGAAGACGACGCTGTATACGTCCGTCAACGACTGTAGCGCGGCCGGCAATAAAGCTTGCGAATATGTAATGGTCCCGATTGTTCAGGATCTCACGACAAAGTCCTACGAGCGGATCCTTGCATTTGCGTGTGTGCACATTGACCAAGCAGTCGGCGGAAGCGGGAAATACATTCAAATGGAGATGAGCAACAATCCGGACAAATGCCAGACATCAGGAGCGGGCGGTGTCGGGCCTTACTATGGAGCGCTTACGCCTGCACGGCTGGTCGAATGA
- a CDS encoding TadE/TadG family type IV pilus assembly protein, producing the protein MNRQYWKKQRGVAAVEFALVLPLLLLILFGIIEFGLVMFDQAVITNASREGARAGVVLKTPKATTTDIQNVALNYCQSHLISLGSTSAPTVSVPSGQGGSFGTPLTVTVTYKFTGLALGSWIGPISKLLTLTATTVMNNE; encoded by the coding sequence ATGAATCGACAATACTGGAAGAAGCAACGGGGTGTTGCAGCAGTTGAATTTGCATTGGTTCTCCCTTTGCTGCTGTTGATTCTGTTCGGCATTATCGAGTTCGGACTTGTAATGTTCGATCAAGCCGTTATCACAAACGCGAGCCGTGAAGGTGCGCGAGCAGGGGTTGTTCTTAAAACCCCCAAAGCGACCACAACCGATATTCAGAACGTCGCCCTCAACTACTGCCAAAGCCATCTGATCAGCTTGGGCAGCACGTCAGCGCCGACTGTCTCCGTTCCGTCGGGTCAAGGTGGCAGTTTTGGCACACCGCTCACTGTTACGGTCACGTACAAATTTACTGGACTGGCTTTGGGTTCCTGGATCGGTCCGATAAGCAAGCTGCTGACTTTGACGGCTACCACTGTCATGAACAACGAATGA